The following are encoded together in the Lathyrus oleraceus cultivar Zhongwan6 chromosome 3, CAAS_Psat_ZW6_1.0, whole genome shotgun sequence genome:
- the LOC127130751 gene encoding uncharacterized protein LOC127130751 has protein sequence MAGEQHSDHSRPLVNYNMDDGPPSHETDARDGHPSTPSPEPQNNGDASHAHNLGAETFHPIPVPVEGDAVMIAMVNALNQAGSMLHQQHERIMALEAERQEARPQPVSRIQQHSEPTKKRGRRSPEPHVSRARARRDGGRAGTSPRRGRSPDNNELSPLRSDEEDLHCPLSRAIMEAPLPKGMEKPPNLAVYDGTTDPDDHVDNVNAMLDYRNDITGHLKCRLFSTTLRKGAMAWYKSLAPESITSWRVMRSMFTRHFTASRRHPKTEATLEAIVQKKNETLRSYIERFNQEAVEVDTTEHMKKYLLERGLLPGSELSRAVGIEPPRTLNELLHKAQAYIRYEEKQVAHNARSGRNAGETEHSKREDTSISRRNGDKRREERPRELREGRGPAGRYSEYTLLTAPRERILAECINSEFKQGRVRFPKPSAPKPHTDKSKYCRFHRSHGHVTEDCVHLKDAIEILIQEGHLKQYTRKNEAPRHDEPEKKRPREDTPPDNSPYQVALCVSRPEDFFLPEPLPEGKITALSPWENFPTTLVISGGGTNGESAALSVKRKFDELLLTAPEQKATLTKYRGKSNPISFFLEELPGGSPNSGIPLLIRAKMAQFDVRRILVDQGSSVDIMYVHLFKTLKLDKTNLAPYVGSDLQGFNGATTRPWGYVELLVTFGEQETAREVKIQFLVVDCPSLYNCIFGRPTLAELTAVPSTVHLKMKYYTKLGRVVTIHGDIEASRRCYDAAVKGQAVISTKSNCNNKKLKTEDPARGVNAIDLNCRIGLDETEEGRFPKERSLEHPVRPIPDGEFELIPLGDDPERTVKIGKGLPEETREELVACLKENSDLFAWNAAEMPGLDPEIACHKLALDRAAKPIAQRRRKQSPEKAEAAERAVKDLLEANFISEAQYTTWLSNVVLVKKNNGKWRMCVDYTDLNRACPKDAFPLPNIDLLVDNSAGFKLLSFMDAYSGYNQIPMSPADKKHTAFMTPTGNYYYNVMPFGLKNAGATYQRMMNKVFKDEIGDMLEVYMDDMIVKSHEEITHARHLAKVFGQARQCKMRFNPEKCTFGVRAGKFLGFYLTERGIEANPDKCRAFSEFPTPKTKKSIQSLNGVLASLSRFIAKSAQHALPFFRLLRKEATFDWTDECEQALLHLNKVLSQPPVLSRPSEKETLYLYLSVATEAVSAVLIRETDEGQKPIYFTSKALQGPELRYQQIEKVALALINTARRLRYYFLAHTIKVRTDQPIKQLLGRPDMAGRMLKWSLELSEFDIQYESRKALKAQALADFVAEMTHCPTPVESAHKWTIFVDGASSTSGSGAGIILENEEGILIEALVTDNGTQFTDGGFQDFVASLGTTQHFTSVEHPQTNGQAEAANRVILRGLKRRLGEAKRAWVEELHSVLWAYRTTPHSTTGETPFRLTYGTEAVIPVEIRTPTRRTEEPLDEEMNDETLRAELDLVEEIRSEAALRETTLKQKIALRHDAKVIKREFQVGTLVLRRNQKNPREGKLAANWEGPYRVRDKTSNGAYYLENLQGEQLARPWNAEKLRQYYS, from the exons ATGGCCGGAGAACAACATAGCGATCACAGCCGTCCCCTCGTCAACTACAATATGGACGACGGCCCGCCATCCCATGAAACGGACGCTCGGGACGGTCATCCATCCACCCCGTCTCCAGAGCCCCAAAACAACGGGGATGCCTCTCACGCCCACAATTTAGGGGCAGAGACATTTCATCCCATTCCCGTTCCCGTTGAAGGAGACGCCGTAATGATTGCCATGGTGAATGCCCTCAATCAGGCCGGTTCTATGCTCCACCAGCAGCACGAACGAATCATGGCCCTCGAAGCCGAACGACAAGAGGCCCGGCCCCAGCCGGTGAGTAGGATACAACAACATTCGGAGCCAACGAAGAAGCGAGGACGTCGCTCTCCAGAACCCCACGTCAGCAGGGCACGCGCCCGTCGTGACGGTGGTCGAGCGGGAACATCACCAAGGCGCGGACGCAGCCCCGACAACAACGAACTGTCTCCCTTAAGGAGCGACGAGGAAGATTTGCATTGCCCCCTATCTCGGGCAATAATGGAAGCCCCGCTCCCCAAAGGCATGGAGAAACCACCAAATCTAGCTGTGTACGACGGGACTACAGATCCCGACGATCACGTCGACAACGTCAACGCGATGCTCGACTACCGCAATGATATAACCGGGCACCTCAAATGCCGACTGTTCTCAACGACCCTCAGGAAAGGGGCCATGGCTTGGTACAAAAGCTTGGCCCCTGAGTCCATTACGTCATGGAGAGTCATGAGGTCCATGTTCACCAGGCACTTTACAGCTTCCCGTCGTCACCCCAAGACTGAGGCGACCCTTGAAGCCATAGtgcagaagaagaatgaaacACTGCGCTCATACATCGAGCGATTCAACCAGGAGGCTGTCGAGGTAGATACCACCGAGCACATGAAGAAGTATCTCCTCGAGAGAGGTCTCTTGCCCGGCAGTGAACTTAGCAGAGCCGTAGGGATCGAGCCTCCCCGCACCTTAAACGAGCTCCTGCATAAAGCCCAGGCCTACATCAGATACGAGGAAAAGCAGGTGGCACACAATGCCCGCAGCGGACGTAACGCTGGGGAGACCGAGCACTCAAAACGCGAGGACACGAGCATTTCCCGTCGCAACGGAGACAAACGAAGAGAAGAAAGACCTCGCGAGCTCCGGGAAGGAAGAGGCCCCGCGGGCAGATATAGCGAGTACACCTTACTGACAGCTCCTCGAGAGCGCATCCTCGCAGAATGTATCAACTCTGAATTTAAGCAGGGCAGGGTCAGGTTCCCAAAACCGTCTGCACCAAAGCCCCACACCGACAAATCAAAGTACTGCCGGTTCCACAGAAGTCACGGGCACGTGACCGAAGACTGCGTCCACCTGAAGGATGCGATAGAAATTTTAATCCAAGAGGGGCACCTGAAGCAGTATACGAGGAAGAACGAAGCTCCCAGACACGACGAGCCAGAGAAGAAGAGACCCCGGGAAGACACACCCCCTGACAACTCTCCCTATCAAGTGGCCCTCTGCGTGTCACGACCGGAAGATTTCTTCCTCCCCGAACCATTGCCCGAGGGCAAGATCACTGCACTCAGCCCCTGGGAAAACTTCCCTACCACACTGGTGATATCAGGAGGAGGAACTAACGGGGAATCCGCGGCCCTCTCCGTCAAACGTAAGTTCGACGAACTCCTACTGACTGCCCCCGAGCAGAAAGCGACATTGACAAAATACCGGGGAAAATCCAACCCAATATCCTTCTTCCTGGAGGAACTCCCGGGCGGATCCCCGAACTCGGGCATCCCACTATTGATAAGGGCAAAGATGGCCCAATTCGACGTACGACGCATCCTGGTCGACCAAGGCAGCTCAGTGGATATCATGTACGTCCACCTCTTCAAGACTCTGAAGCTAGACAAGACCAACTTAGCCCCCTACGTCGGATCAGATCTCCAAGGATTCAACGGAGCAACAACCAGACCGTGGGGATATGTTGAGCTCCTCGTCACCTTCGGCGAACAAGAAACGGCCAGGGAAGTCAAAATCCAATTCCTGGTCGTAGACTGTCCGTCTCTCTACAATTGCATCTTTGGACGCCCGACACTGGCCGAACTCACCGCGGTCCCATCCACCGTCCACCTGAAGATGAAATACTACACCAAATTGGGACGTGTGGTCACCATCCATGGTGACATCGAAGCATCCCGGCGATGCTACGACGCCGCAGTAAAAGGACAGGCCGTAATCAGCACGAAGAGCAACTGCAACAACAAAAAACTCAAGACCGAGGATCCTGCCCGAGGAGTCAACGCCATCGACCTCAACTGTCGCATCGGGCTGGACGAGACCGAAGAGGGGAGGTTCCCCAAGGAACGCTCTCTCGAACACCCGGTCCGACCAATCCCCGACGGGGAGTTCGAACTCATTCCTCTTGGGGACGATCCGGAAAGGACGGTGAAGATAGGTAAGGGACTACCCGAGGAAACAAGAGAAGAGCTAGTAGCATGCCTCAAAGAGAACTCCGACCTCTTCGCGTGGAATGCCGCAGAAATGCCCGGGCTGGACCCCGAGATCGCGTGTCATAAGCTAGCTTTAGACCGGGCAGCCAAGCCCATAGCACAGCGTAGACGCAAGCAATCGCCCGAAAAGGCAGAGGCTGCCGAGCGAGCTGTAAAAGACCTCTTAGAGGCAAATTTTATTTCTGAAGCCCAGTACACAACCTGGCTCTCTAATGTAGTCCTCgttaagaaaaataatggaaaatggcgtatgtgtgttgattatactgATCTTAATAGGGCTTGCCCGAAAGATGCTTTCCCCCTCCCTAATATAGACTTGCTCGTTGACAACTCTGCAGGTTTTAAACTCTTGTCCTTCATGGACGCATATAGTGGATACAACCAGATCCCTATGTCGCCCGCAGACAAGAAACACACAGCGTTCATGACCCCAACGGGCAATTACTATTACAACGTGATGCCGTTCGGGCTCAAGAACGCTGGCGCTACATACCAACGCATGATGAACAAAGTCTTCAAGGACGAAATAGGGGACATGCTCGAAGTGTACATGGACGACATGATCGTCAAATCACACGAGGAGATAACCCATGCTCGACACCTTGCGAAGGTATTCGGGCAGGCGAGACAGTGTAAAATGAGGTTCAACCCCGAAAAATGCACGTTCGGAGTCCGGGCAGGCAAGTTCCTCGGTTTCTATCTCACCGAAAGAGGGATCGAGGCCAACCCCGACAAATGTCGGGCATTCTCGGAGTTTCCGACCCCGAAAACCAAAAAATCGATCCAGTCACTCAATGGAGTGCTCGCCTCACTCTCCCGTTTCATCGCCAAGTCCGCCCAGCACGCGTTGCCATTCTTCAGACTCCTTCGCAAAGAGGCTACCTTCGACTGGACCGATGAATGCGAGCAAGCGCTACTCCATCTAAATAAGGTTCTGTCCCAACCCCCGGTCTTATCACGGCCATCAGAAAAGGAAACCCTATACTTATACCTATCCGTGGCAACCGAGGCCGTCAGCGCCGTTCTAATAAGAGAAACCGACGAAGGACAAAAGCCCATCTATTTTACGAGTAAAGCACTCCAAGGTCCCGAGCTCCGATATCAGCAAATCGAAAAGGTCGCCCTGGCCCTCATCAACACAGCGAGGAGACTACGATATTACTTCCTCGCACACACGATAAAGGTGAGGACCGACCAGCCAATCAAACAGCTGCTCGGGCGCCCGGATATGGCCGGGAGGATGCTCAAGTGGTCACTAGAACTCTCCGAATTCGACATACAATACGAAAGTAGGAAAGCCTTGAAAGCTCAGGCACTGGCCGACTTCGTCGCGGAGATGACCCACTGCCCGACTCCAGTAGAAAGCGCCCACAAATGGACGATCTTCGTCGATGGCGCCTCTAGCACATCAGGCAGCGGGGCCGGGATCATCCTCGAAAATGAAGAAGGGATCCTGATAGAG GCACTTGTCACAGACAACGGGACACAATTCACGGACGGAGGATTCCAGGACTTCGTCGCCAGCCTGGGCACCACACAGCATTTCACGTCTGTCGAGCATCCGCAGACGAACGGGCAAGCAGAGGCGGCCAACAGGGTAATCTTACGTGGCCTCAAACGCAGACTCGGTGAGGCAAAGAGGGCATGGGTCGAGGAGCTACATAGCGTCCTATGGGCCTACCGCACGACACCACATTCTACCACCGGGGAAACCCCGTTCCGACTAACTTACGGCACCGAGGCAGTCATCCCGGTGGAGATACGGACGCCAACGAGGAGGACAGAGGAGCCCCTAGACGAGGAAATGAACGATGAAACCCTTAGAGCCGAGCTCGACCTAGTCGAGGAGATACGTTCCGAAGCAGCTCTCAGGGAAACAACCCTCAAACAAAAAATCGCACTACGCCATGACGCGAAAGTCATAAAAAGAGAGTTCCAGGTCGGCACCCTGGTCCTCAGAAGAAACCAGAAAAACCCGAGAGAGGGCAAACTGGCGGCCAACTGGGAAGGCCCTTACCGCGTCCGCGACAAAACGAGCAACGGGGCCTATTACCTAGAAAACCTACAAGGAGAACAACTCGCTCGACCATGGAACGCGGAAAAACTTAGACAATATTACAGCTAA
- the LOC127130752 gene encoding uncharacterized protein LOC127130752, giving the protein MHFWILDMVHPNVILKPIVSIDIKHVDVKEVDVDIRLAFVTLRCERSDKYRTPIWKFKRDDIVSRKCKCPFKWCDYLLENNKWRFNVISGLHNHDMCDKLVGHPIACRLMPEEKEIVSDMTLNMVHPKNILATLKHKRSRNISISSKYQACDDELAARDIFWTHPNFIKLFNTFFTVLIIDSTYKTNKYKFILLEIIGVTATEKTYSVEFAFFESEKEKNITWTLKMCRTILKDKENTLKVIVTDCDTALMNSIANVFLTS; this is encoded by the exons ATGCATTTTTGGATTCTAG ATATGGTGCACCCTAATGTTATCCTTAAACCTATTGTGTCTATAGATATCAAACATGTTGATGTCAAAGAGGTAGATGTTG ATATAAGACTTGCATTTGTGACACTGAGATGCGAAAGAAGTGACAAGTATAGAACTCCTATCTGGAAGTTCAAACGAGATGACATTGTTTCAAGGAAATGTAAGTGTCCTTTTAAGTGGTGTGATTATCTTTTAGAAAATAATAAATGGAGATTTAATGTGATTAGTGGTTTACATAACCATGATATGTGTGACAAGTTAGTCGGTCATCCCATTGCATGTCGCCTTATGCCTGAAGAGAAGGAAATTGTTTCAGACATGACATTGAATATGGTGCATCCCAAAAACATACTTGCAACTTTAAAACATAAAAGATCCAGAAATATCTCAATATCAAGCAA GTACCAAGCGTGTGATGATGAATTAGCTGCTCgagatatattttggactcatccTAATTTCATAAAGTTGTTCAACACATTTTTCACTGTGCTCATCATTGATTCAACGTATAAGACCAACAAGTACAAGTTTATACTATTGGAAATTATTGGTGTTACCGCTACCGAAAAGACTTATTCGGTTGAGTTTGCATTTTTTGAGAGcgaaaaagagaaaaatattaCTTGGACTTTAAAAATGTGTCGGACAATATTGAAGGACAAAGAAAATACACTGAAGGTCATTGTCACCGATTGTGATACTGCATTGATGAATTCAATTGCAAATGTGTTTCTTACTTCATAG
- the LOC127126822 gene encoding uncharacterized protein LOC127126822: MPKSSIDPKSADNRLNFKVKVAAMGRKRSKKTTMDPLKPRRPPSAFFVFMSEFRVKFSNSNRVNGVSMVSKAGSEEWKAMSYAEKAPYFAKVGKMREEYEKIKRAYNANAEKKEEDYEEIIRAYNVRLPGDYGTVFSPASTTNKIKLMADTSTQGRSLKMLEMSSFPSTSSADESSSSAEIQGVQSKPSGSHATPTQSFDSCQPIAMILPENYASDDDNYASDDEDVQTVIGEKVPSGFDTVRADPQPNNFQSEDVVMKEDTVFSKETATLKHVFHEVDPHQDPTDDLLHQAEKDCNSDTDDADPANDLLSLLTNPSRVVSMASGMFSPVAEHDSSDSKAMELFKELKGLMSKPLDVASVDISACNQMRRLVEELSPLKQLLPLSSQITLEQINNFLSLHASKNALLRFILPVYEQAVKTKEDLVKKLLSLREEKDKIAADRKQQEAVKVKAEEKVEILKKQLALAEVELAEAYTGISDSMELEKKRVHNINALRTEVNQTATTLKNLRSDYETAMSTKKDLEDLLSEINQSSSPWCT; this comes from the exons ATGCCTAAATCCAGTATCGACCCCAAATCCGCCGATAATCG GTTGAATTTCAAGGTCAAGGTCGCTGCAATGGGGAGAAAGCGGTCCAAGAAAACTACAATGGATCCACTTAAGCCGAGGAGGCCTCCGAGTGCTTTCTTTGTTTTCAT GTCTGAATTCAGAGTGAAGTTCTCAAATTCAAACAGAGTCAATGGCGTATCTATG GTTAGTAAAGCTGGTTCTGAGGAATGGAAAGCGATGTCGTATGCG GAGAAGGCTCCTTACTTTGCCAAGGTGGGAAAGATGAGAGAGGAGTATGAGAAGATTAAACGTGCCTATAATGCGAACGCAGAAAAGAAGGAAGAGGACTATGAGGAGATTATACGAGCCTACAATGTTAGATTG CCTGGTGACTATGGTACTGTTTTTAGTCCTGCATCAACGACCAATAAGATAAAACTAATGGCCGACACTTCCACCCAAGGTCGGTCCTTAAAG ATGTTGGAAATGTCTTCCTTCCCCTCAACTTCCTCCGCTGACGAGTCTTCGTCGTCGGCCGAAATCCAAGGGGTTCAGTCAAAGCCTTCCGGTTCACATGCGACTCCGACTCAATCTTTTGACTCATGCCAG CCCATTGCCATGATTTTACCTGAAAACTATGCCAGCGATGATGACAACTATGCCAGTGATGATGAAGACGTTCAAACAGTTATTGGTGAG AAAGTTCCGTCAGGTTTTGACACTGTGAGGGCAGACCCACAACCAAACAATTTTCAATCTGAAGATGTAGTCATGAAGGAAGATACAGTCTTTTCCAAAGAAACAGCCACCTTGAAACATGTTTTCCACGAAGTCGACCCTCATCAAGATCCAACGGATGACCTACTTCACCAGGCTGAGAAAGACTGTAACAGCGACACTGATGACGCTGACCCTGCAAATGACTTGCTTTCTTTGCTGACCAACCCAAGTCGAGTAGTTTCTATGGCATCTGGTATGTTCTCCCCTGTTGCTGAGCATGATTCTAGTGACTCCAAGGCCATGGAACTTTTCAAAGAACTGAAGGGATTGATGTCAAAGCCTTTGGATGTCGCTTCTGTTGACATCTCTGCATGCAACCAAATGAGGAGGCTAGTTGAAGAACTCAGCCCTCTCAAGCAACTACTACCTCTCTCAAGCCAAATTACTCTTGAGCAGATCAACAACTTTCTTTCCCTTCACGCCTCCAAGAATGCTCTCTTAAGATTTATCCTTCCTGTTTACGAGCAAGCGGTGAAGACCAAAGAAGACTTGGTGAAGAAGCTCCTTTCTCTCAGAGAAGAAAAAGACAAGATTGCAGCTGATAGAAAGCAGCAAGAGGCAGTTAAGGTCAAGGCTGAAGAGAAAGTTGAGATACTCAAGAAGCAATTAGCCTTGGCTGAGGTGGAACTAGCTGAAGCTTACACTGGTATCAGTGACTCCATGGAGTTGGAGAAGAAGCGTGTCCACAACATTAATGCCCTTCGCACTGAGGTGAATCAGACGGCAACAACTCTAAAGAATCTTCGGTCCGACTATGAGACAGCAATGTCGACTAAGAAAGACCTTGAGGACTTGTTGTCAGAGATTAACCAATCTAGTTCCCCCTGGTGTACTTGA